In the Wyeomyia smithii strain HCP4-BCI-WySm-NY-G18 chromosome 2, ASM2978416v1, whole genome shotgun sequence genome, one interval contains:
- the LOC129724421 gene encoding mucin-2-like, which yields MQLCFLLCLCAIIIGCQTKELEGRIWYDAKCGCYTNMSHTSHTPHPTPCTSTVAVIRTVPSCVVEQSAVTNVVVKTSYVILNTILSTRTKMLRLPIQTDIVFIPALETITSTIPVYTITETEWITATTLTWAPTPTYVTNTTEYETETTTATTTDFVTGPNQTVTSVITETTTTDFCLTISTSQIPTDTITLAPNTSYEISPSYTTQVTWDTLNTATTLIPVTTDITVTGSTFSTTLAPETITVSETTTVTATDQFIAPTPTYSITETEFSTGVVSITVTQTKAAITTITNLATTTSTLRTTLTLSCTGSGTTNCNPKVARTAPTTTTTTQRPLVTEPIPIPFKAAWIQPSAVTSNKIAATIFSHISPSEQELLEGLF from the exons ATGCAGCTG TGTTTTTTACTATGCCTGTGTGCTATAATTATTGGTTGTCAAACGAAGGAACTTGAAGGTCGTATTTGGTATGATGCAAAATGTGGATGCTATACAAATATGTCGCATACGTCACATACTCCACACCCCACACCATGTACATCTACGGTAGCCGTCATTAGAACAGTTCCCTCATGTGTAGTAGAGCAGTCTGCTGTAACGAATGTTGTTGTTAAAACAAGTTATGTAATTTTGAACACAATATTGAGTACCCGCACTAAAATGTTGCGATTACCGATACAAACGGATATTGTTTTCATACCTGCCTTGGAAACAATTACCTCTACCATACCAGTGTACACAATCACTGAAACTGAATGGATAACTGCAACTACCTTAACCTGGGCGCCAACACCAACCTACGTAACCAACACCACTGAATATGAAACGGAAACCACAACAGCTACCACTACGGATTTTGTCACCGGTCCTAATCAAACCGTAACCAGTGTTATCACGGAAACTACCACGACTGATTTTTGTCTAACTATCTCGACATCGCAGATTCCAACTGATACAATTACGTTAGCACCGAATACTTCGTATGAAATAAGTCCATCCTATACCACGCAAGTCACTTGGGACACATTGAACACGGCGACTACTCTTATCCCAGTAACCACAGACATAACTGTAACCGGAAGTACTTTCAGCACCACACTCGCACCAGAAACAATCACTGTTTCAGAAACCACGACTGTTACCGCAACAGATCAGTTTATTGCGCCCACCCCGACGTACAGCATCACAGAAACGGAATTCTCCACTGGTGTTGTTTCTATAACTGTCACCCAAACTAAGGCAGCTATCACCACTATAACAAACCTTGCAACAACAACTAGCACACTACGTACGACTCTCACTCTATCCTGTACCGGCAGCGGAACCACAAACTGCAATCCGAAAGTCGCTCGTACTGCACCAACAACGACCACAACAACACAGCGCCCATTGGTAACTGAGCCTATCCCGATCCCCTTCAAGGCAGCTTGGATTCAACCGAGTGCAGTAACATCAAATAAAATAGCGGCTACCATTTTTAGCCACATATCACCTTCGGAGCAGGAGCTTTTAGAAGGTTTGttctaa
- the LOC129722734 gene encoding phenoloxidase 1-like, with amino-acid sequence MTDKNSLLALLQRPLEPTFLPKDDGKTVLIIPEEYMSDRYRPLSTDIQQRFTGGADVEIPVRNVGIPDIAFAEVIDRRGAFSLFIEKHRDIAGRLINLFMTQPDVTSLMAVATYARERLNPNLFQYALTVAIQHRPDTRELPIPSIIELFPDQFVDPSVFPKLREEGNVVEQAKRTTIDIEPNFTASDREVEQRLAYFREDIGINMHHWHWHLVYPAGATPEIVRKDRRGELFYYMHSQIIARYNVDRFCNRLARVRPLTNYREAISEAYFPKMIRSSNNRAYPARAADSVLRDLNRVDNDTIVSVNDLQRWTDRIHQAIDQKFVVDSTGKNIPLDEVKGIDILGDLVEASTLSVNRRLYGSLHNFGHDVLAYIHDPDYRYLEDFGVMGDVSTAMRDPVFYRWHGMIDGIFRKFVESLNPYTSGQLNFPGIKVNGITARINRANAPANVLLTYWQKSQVDLAAGLDFGPKGNVFASFTHLQHAPFAYEIKVNNSSGSPKRGTARIFIAPKVDERGTTLAFREQRLLFIELDKFGVNLRPGDNTITRRSDQSSVTIPYERTFRRIGTAQQPTDPRQREHFRFCGCGWPQHMLIPKGAPEGVQFDLYVMISNFADDTVNQDFDENVDCNDAHSFCGLRDKLYPDKRAMGFPFDRSTPAAVTTLNQFIGSNSNMATTSVQIKFTNTVIART; translated from the exons ATGACcgataaaaattcacttttggCACTGCTCCAGCGACCACTTGAGCCAACATTTCTGCCCAAGGATGATGGTAAGACGGTTCTGATTATCCCGGAGGAATATATGAGTGACCGCTATCGGCCATTGAGTACGGATATTCAACAGCGGTTCACCGGAGGAGCTGATGTGGAAATTCCGGTGCGAAATGTTGGCATTCCAGATATAGCTTTCGCCGAAGTAATCGACCGTCGTGGTgcattttctttgtttattgaaaaACACCGCGATATCGCAGGTCGGTTAATCAATCTGTTCATGACCCAGCCGGATGTAACGTCGCTGATGGCCGTTGCAACTTACGCCCGGGAGAGGCTGAACCCGAACCTGTTCCAGTACGCGCTAACGGTTGCAATTCAGCATCGTCCAGACACTAGGGAATTACCAATTCCTTCCATCATTGAGCTGTTTCCGGACCAGTTTGTCGATCCATCGGTATTCCCAAAGTTACGAGAAGAAGGCAATGTTGTGGAGCAAGCGAAACgt ACAACCATTGACATTGAGCCGAACTTTACTGCTTCCGATCGAGAAGTCGAGCAACGATTGGCCTATTTCCGAGAGGATATTGGAATTAACATGCACCATTGGCACTGGCATTTGGTATACCCAGCGGGAGCAACTCCGGAAATCGTTCGAAAGGATCGTCGCGGTGAATTGTTCTATTACATGCACAGTCAGATCATTGCACGCTATAATGTGGACCGATTCTGTAACCGGTTGGCACGCGTTCGACCGTTAACAAACTACCGCGAGGCAATCTCGGAAGCGTACTTCCCGAAGATGATTCGCAGTTCGAACAATCGTGCATACCCAGCACGTGCCGCAGACTCCGTCCTGCGGGATTTGAATCGTGTCGATAACGACACGATTGTTTCCGTGAATGACCTACAACGGTGGACAGATCGAATCCATCAAGCGATCGATCAGAAGTTTGTGGTTGAT TCAACAGGTAAGAACATACCGCTTGATGAAGTCAAAGGAATCGATATTTTGGGGGATTTGGTAGAAGCTTCTACACTAAGTGTAAACCGTAGATTGTACGGAAGTCTGCACAATTTCGGACACGACGTGTTGGCGTACATTCATGATCCTGATTATCGTTATTTGGAAGACTTTGGCGTTATGGGCGATGTTTCAACGGCTATGCGTGACCCTGTGTTCTACCGTTGGCATGGAATGATTGATGGAATCTTCCGCAAGTTTGTCGAATCTCTGAATCCATACACTTCGGGTCAACTTAATTTCCCGGGAATCAAGGTTAACGGTATCACCGCTCGAATCAACCGAGCGAATGCTCCAGCAAATGTTTTACTTACCTACTGGCAGAAATCTCAGGTTGATCTTGCTGCTGGTCTAGACTTTGGCCCGAAAGGAAACGTTTTCGCTAGCTTCACCCATCTGCAACATGCACCGTTTGCTTATGAGATTAAGGTAAATAATTCTTCGGGATCTCCAAAACGGGGCACAGCTAGAATTTTCATTGCACCCAAAGTAGACGAAAGAGGCACCACTTTGGCATTCCGTGAACAACGGTTACTCTTTATAGAGTTGGATAAGTTTGGAGTGAACT TAAGACCCGGAGACAACACCATCACTCGCAGATCGGATCAATCTAGCGTCACCATTCCGTACGAGAGGACATTCCGTCGAATTGGCACTGCACAGCAACCAACCGATCCAAGACAAAGAGAGCACTTCCGCTTCTGCGGTTGCGGCTGGCCCCAGCACATGCTTATTCCAAAAGGTGCCCCCGAAGGTGTGCAGTTCGATTTGTACGTTATGATCTCGAACTTCGCAGATGACACCGTAAACCAGGATTTCGATGA AAACGTCGATTGCAACGATGCTCATTCGTTCTGTGGACTGCGAGACAAATTGTACCCGGATAAGCGAGCTATGGGCTTCCCGTTCGATCGTTCGACTCCGGCGGCCGTCACGACGTTGAATCAATTCATCGGCTCGAACAGCAATATGGCCACGACCAGTGTTCAGATCAAATTCACCAATACTGTTATTGCTAGAACATAG